A region of Pleionea litopenaei DNA encodes the following proteins:
- a CDS encoding DUF1328 domain-containing protein, which yields MLNGSILFLVIAIIAAVLGFTNIAGVATTFAKVMFILFLILWFVSMLRSRKRSNA from the coding sequence ATGTTAAACGGTTCAATTCTATTCTTAGTCATTGCCATCATCGCTGCAGTTCTAGGATTTACCAATATTGCTGGTGTCGCGACCACGTTTGCAAAAGTAATGTTTATTCTTTTCCTAATACTTTGGTTCGTTTCAATGTTACGAAGCAGGAAACGAAGTAACGCCTAA
- a CDS encoding M28 family metallopeptidase, with protein sequence MKRINYFRSLAVGLASSSLMIASTLNAAGGQQQTIQYIDQSALHKIASEVSAKRIENDIRKLVSFGTRHTLSETQSNTRGIGAARRWIKEEFEKISKQCGGCLEVIMVKDTISGEKRIPNPTEVVNVIAIQRGSIDPNRYVVMSGDIDSRVSDPLNATDDSPGANDNASGVAGTIEAARVLSKYKFKGSIIYAALSGEEQGLFGGKILAEHAVKNQWRIKAVLNNDMIGNIEGINGVINNTTARIFSEGTRAVETTEEARIRRFTGGEVDSPSRNLARYIDWIADRYIPNLDTMMVYRLDRFARGGHHRPFNAVGFPGVRIMETNEHYDRQHQDLREENGVQYGDTIDGVNFPYAAKLTALNAVSLASMAWAPAPPSGVEISGAVLPSTTLKWNKPAVRESSMIAGYKIYWRYTDQPQWQFSRFVGKVNQFTLENVVIDNYFFGVAAVSQDGYESPVVFPGPNGSFGD encoded by the coding sequence ATGAAACGAATAAACTACTTCCGAAGCTTAGCCGTTGGTCTAGCTAGCTCGAGTCTAATGATTGCAAGCACGCTGAATGCGGCGGGCGGTCAACAACAAACCATTCAATACATTGACCAGAGTGCGCTGCATAAAATTGCCTCTGAAGTGTCTGCTAAGCGTATTGAGAACGATATCCGAAAGTTAGTCAGTTTTGGAACACGACACACTTTATCTGAGACTCAGTCAAACACTCGTGGTATTGGTGCCGCTCGACGTTGGATCAAAGAAGAATTTGAGAAAATTTCTAAGCAATGTGGCGGTTGCCTTGAAGTGATTATGGTGAAAGATACCATTTCAGGTGAAAAGAGAATTCCTAACCCAACTGAGGTCGTCAATGTCATTGCCATACAGCGGGGGAGCATCGACCCGAATCGGTACGTTGTTATGTCTGGTGACATCGACTCTAGAGTATCCGACCCTTTAAATGCAACCGATGACTCTCCCGGAGCTAATGATAATGCGTCTGGTGTTGCAGGCACGATAGAAGCCGCTAGGGTGCTTTCTAAGTATAAATTTAAAGGCTCGATTATCTACGCGGCTTTATCAGGTGAAGAGCAGGGGTTGTTTGGTGGAAAAATTTTAGCTGAACATGCAGTAAAAAATCAGTGGCGAATCAAAGCGGTGTTAAACAACGACATGATCGGAAACATTGAGGGCATTAACGGTGTTATCAATAATACCACTGCACGAATCTTCTCAGAGGGAACGCGAGCAGTTGAGACAACTGAAGAAGCGCGAATTCGGCGTTTTACTGGTGGTGAAGTTGATTCTCCAAGTCGTAACCTCGCTCGATATATTGACTGGATAGCCGATCGCTACATTCCAAATCTAGACACAATGATGGTTTATCGATTAGATAGATTTGCTCGTGGTGGGCATCATCGTCCATTTAATGCGGTCGGTTTTCCTGGCGTTCGTATTATGGAAACGAACGAACATTATGATCGACAACATCAAGACCTACGCGAAGAAAATGGTGTCCAATACGGCGATACTATTGATGGTGTTAATTTTCCTTACGCTGCTAAATTAACAGCGCTTAACGCTGTTTCGCTAGCCAGTATGGCGTGGGCGCCGGCACCACCCAGTGGCGTTGAAATAAGTGGTGCAGTCCTGCCATCGACAACATTGAAATGGAATAAGCCTGCCGTGCGAGAGTCGTCGATGATTGCCGGTTATAAAATCTATTGGCGTTATACCGATCAACCACAATGGCAGTTCAGTCGATTTGTAGGCAAAGTGAATCAATTTACACTAGAAAACGTGGTTATCGATAATTACTTTTTTGGCGTAGCGGCAGTTAGTCAAGATGGCTATGAAAGCCCAGTGGTGTTCCCTGGACCAAACGGATCATTTGGTGACTAA
- a CDS encoding IS481 family transposase has translation MLHTNNPIIKHKAGLLNLAEELGNVSKACKVMGVSRDTFYRYQELVEEGGIDALISKSRRNPNVKNRVDEATETAVINYAIEFPAHGQHRTSNELRKKGVFVSGSGVRSIWLRHDLENFKKRLKALEDKVAKEGIILTDSQIAALEKKKNDDEACGEIETAHPGYLGSQDTFYVGNLKGVGRIYQQTFIDTYSKVAFAKLYTTKTPITAADILNDKVLPYFQQHELPMLRVLTDRGTEYCGKVEHHDYQLYLAINDIEHTKTKAMSPQTNGICERFHKTILNEFYQVTFRKKLYSSLDELQKDLDEWIVYYNNERTHQGKMCCGRTPNETLIDGKRIWADKNLAQI, from the coding sequence ATGCTACATACTAACAACCCAATCATAAAACACAAAGCTGGTTTACTTAACTTAGCAGAAGAACTCGGGAACGTATCGAAAGCCTGTAAGGTAATGGGCGTATCACGAGATACATTTTATCGCTATCAAGAACTGGTCGAAGAAGGCGGTATCGATGCCCTTATCAGCAAGAGCCGTCGCAACCCAAATGTTAAAAATCGCGTTGATGAAGCCACAGAAACAGCGGTTATCAATTATGCCATTGAGTTTCCGGCACACGGCCAACACCGAACCAGTAACGAGTTGCGAAAGAAAGGAGTCTTTGTATCAGGGAGCGGTGTCCGGTCGATATGGCTCAGGCATGACCTAGAAAACTTTAAGAAGCGCTTGAAGGCACTGGAAGATAAGGTTGCTAAAGAGGGCATCATACTGACCGATAGCCAAATAGCTGCACTTGAGAAGAAGAAAAATGATGATGAAGCCTGTGGTGAGATTGAAACAGCTCACCCTGGCTACTTAGGCTCACAAGATACCTTTTATGTCGGTAACCTAAAGGGCGTTGGACGAATTTACCAACAAACCTTCATCGACACTTACAGCAAAGTTGCCTTTGCCAAACTCTACACCACAAAAACACCTATTACCGCAGCCGACATACTTAATGACAAAGTGCTACCTTACTTCCAGCAACATGAGTTACCCATGTTGCGAGTATTAACGGATCGCGGCACTGAGTATTGTGGAAAAGTTGAACATCACGACTATCAGCTGTATTTAGCAATCAATGACATCGAGCATACAAAGACTAAAGCAATGTCACCGCAAACCAATGGTATCTGCGAACGATTCCATAAAACGATATTGAACGAGTTCTACCAGGTTACATTTCGGAAGAAATTATACAGTTCACTGGATGAGCTTCAAAAGGATCTGGACGAATGGATAGTTTACTACAATAATGAACGCACCCATCAAGGAAAAATGTGTTGTGGACGAACGCCCAATGAAACATTAATTGATGGTAAGAGAATTTGGGCTGACAAAAATCTAGCTCAAATCTAA
- a CDS encoding DMT family transporter: MSLKLRKRQWLGLLLIGVTFAVHWFLYFKSIKLSTPSIAAIAVSTYGIHVLFLSAVFLKQKITSTDLIATVFAFGGMLLVIPEFNWSSELFWGAIIGVASGFLYGVLPVLHQLNNSLSNTLRAWGQFTFAFVAFLPFGLQQQWALQSNDVLGLLFLGVVSTLFAHSMWIKATTELPGVITGITYYLYIPLAVLISFLSIDEPITGSMILGALIIIVANVVLVINKWQSRLKAKAK; encoded by the coding sequence ATAAGCCTCAAATTAAGGAAGCGTCAATGGCTTGGTTTGTTATTAATTGGTGTTACCTTTGCCGTACATTGGTTTCTTTATTTTAAAAGTATAAAGTTATCAACCCCCTCTATCGCAGCCATTGCCGTATCAACCTACGGCATTCATGTTTTGTTTTTAAGCGCTGTATTTTTAAAGCAAAAAATCACTTCTACAGATTTGATTGCAACAGTCTTTGCCTTTGGCGGTATGCTCTTAGTGATTCCTGAATTCAATTGGTCTTCCGAGCTATTTTGGGGAGCCATTATCGGTGTTGCCAGTGGCTTTTTATACGGAGTATTGCCGGTGCTCCATCAATTAAATAACTCGCTGTCTAATACGCTGCGCGCTTGGGGGCAGTTTACTTTCGCTTTTGTCGCTTTTTTGCCGTTTGGCCTGCAGCAACAATGGGCGCTACAATCGAACGATGTTTTAGGGTTGCTATTTTTGGGCGTTGTGTCGACGCTATTTGCTCATAGCATGTGGATTAAAGCGACGACGGAATTACCGGGCGTTATTACCGGAATTACCTACTATTTGTACATCCCATTAGCCGTGTTGATAAGTTTTCTAAGTATTGACGAGCCTATCACGGGGTCGATGATTCTGGGCGCTTTAATAATTATAGTGGCCAATGTAGTATTAGTGATTAATAAATGGCAAAGTCGGCTTAAGGCTAAAGCAAAGTAA